A window of Roseiflexus castenholzii DSM 13941 genomic DNA:
GTGATGTTTGCCGCATTCGATCAGGCGCGCAGCATGGCTGCATAGGTGGCACTGATGTGGATATTGTGCTTGTCGCTCTGACCGGCTTGCTCCTTGGCGCATTGCTAAACCTGATCATCATTCGCCTGCCGCGTGAGCAGGGATTTGGCGGTTGGCCCCGGTGCACCCGTTGCGGTCAACCACTGGCATGGTGGCAGGTTCTGCCGCTCATCGGATGGCTGACGCAGGGTGGACGCGCCCGCTGTTGCGGTCAACGCCTCGATGCGCTCTATCCTCTAGTGGACCTCATCACTGCTGCAACGCTGGTCCTGCTCTACCTTCAGCATCACCTGAGCATCAGCATGGTCTACGGCAGTGTAGTGGCAGCCGTGCTCATTGTGACCGGCGCTATCGATTGGCAGCATCGCCTCATCTACACCCTTCCAACCCTCAGCGCCACGCTGGCGGCGACCGCCGTCGCGTTCGTCGTTCCATTTCACAGTGTGCTGAATGCATTGGCGGGTCTCTTGATAGCCGGTATCTTATTTGTCATTTTTTATGTACTGGCGCGCGCGCTATTTCCGGCGCATCGCGCGCCGTTCGGGCTTGGAGACGTGTACCTTGGGATGTTCATCGGCGCTGCGCTTGGATTAACCAACCTGCCCGGCGCTCTTCTCTACGGCATGCTCCTGGCCGGCGCCTTCTCGGCGATCCTCATGATCCTGCGGCGCTTCGGCAAACGCGATACGCCGCAGTACATTTCCTATGGCACATTCCTGTGTATTGGCGCCCTCATCTACCTGATCATCTGGGGGCTTGCCGGTCCGCGTCCCTTTTCATAAACAATTTGTCAAGTCCATGCGTCCGTTTTAGTGAACAAATCGTCATTCTACGCGGTTGTGTCGTATGATAAGATAAGTCCGACGTTATTCTGTGTGCAGAAAAAGACCTGTGCTATGCAACGGCTGACACTGCTGGCTGCCGTTTTCGGTATTGCCCTGTCTGCAATGCTTCTTCCTTCCGCGTCCCATGCGTATGAAACAGGGGAAGAACCTTTTACCATCGGTCTCTCTAGCGCTATGCCGCCACCGGGCTACACGAACCGCCGTCAGCCTCTCACCGTGATGCTCGCGCTCGGCGACACCAACGCATCACCATCTGCCGAAGGCATGCTCGCGCCTCAAACCGTCGGCGCCGACATCCCAACGCTCCGGCATCTTCTGGCGGCAGCGAACATTCCTGTTCTGTTCGAGGTGCATACTGCATATAACGGCATTGCCGTTGCAGTCACGCCGGATCAACTGAGCGCGCTCCGCAGTCTGCCAGGCGTGGCGAACATCCACATCATCACACCGAAGGAACGTTCGGCTGACCGCGCGCTCACATTTATCGGCGCGCCACAGTTCTGGAGCGCGACCGGTCAACTGATCGGCAATGGCGTGCGCATTGGCATTATCGACAGCGGCATCGACTACACACATGCCACATTTGGGGGACCCGGCACATCGACGGCGTTCCATTCCAACAATCCGACCATCATTGAACCCGGCACGTTTCCGACCGAAAAAGTTATCGCAGGGTACGATTTTGTCGGCGACGCGTATGATGCGTCAGGGCAATTTGGGTCGCCCCTTCCCTTTCCCGATCCCGATCCGCTCGACTGCGCCGGAGACGGCGCCGATGCTGCGCGGCGCATCAGCGGCGGTCATGGCACGCATGTGGCCGGGATTGCTGCCGGTTATGGCGTCGATGCCGCCGGTCGCACCTATCGCGGTATCTATTCGGCAAGCGTTCCATTCAACGATTTTCTCGTTTTGCCCGGCGTTGCCCCCGGCGCCACGCTCGTCGCCTTGAAAATCTTCGGTTGCCGTGGCACAACCACGTTTCTTACCCGCGCTATCGACTATGCGATTGATCCGAATGGCGATGGCAACACGGATGATCGCCTGGTCGATGTGTTGAATATTTCACTGGGTTCGCCGTTCGGCGGCGAGACCGACCCGGACGTTGTCGCGATCAATCGGGCAGTGGAAGCCGGAGTTGTGGTCGTGGTCGCTGCCGGCGATACCGGCAACACGTTTTACAGTGTCAATTCGCCCGCCTCCGCCGGTCGGGCCATCACCGTCGGCGCTTCGGTCGATACCGGGCGCGACCCGTCACTGCCGCCCGACAGTCTCGATCTGCTGACATCGCGCGGTCCACAGCGCGCCAGAATACTCAAACCCGACCTGGTTGCGCCAGGATTGGCAATCCGCTCTGCTGCCGCGGGATCGGGGATAGGCGCGCAGGCGCTCAGCGGAACATCGATAGCTGCACCGCACGTCGCAGGCACAGCAGCCCTTCTGCGCCAACTGCATCCGGCGTGGACGCCTGAGCAAATCAAGACGGCGCTGATGAATGCGGCGCGCCCCGCGCGCGATGCATCCGGCAACCTGTATCCGCCATCGCTCGCCGGCGCCGGCAGGCTCGATGTATCGACGTTGTTCGCCTATGATGTGCTGGCGTTCGATGCCGAGAGTCCTTCATCCGTTGCGTTGTCCTTTGGAGCGCCATGGATCAATCGGACACAACAGTTCCAGAAGACGCTGCGGATCACAAACAGCGGTAGTCATACACGCACCTTGCGTCTCGCTCCGGTGATCGCGGCTGCGGAGCAAGGGGTGCTGATCGAAACGCCGTCCGGTCCGTATGAGGCGCCACCGGGGCATACTCTGGAGGTGCCGGTTACCATTTCCGTCGATCCGGCTGCGCTCGACTTTACTCGCGACGAG
This region includes:
- a CDS encoding prepilin peptidase, encoding MDIVLVALTGLLLGALLNLIIIRLPREQGFGGWPRCTRCGQPLAWWQVLPLIGWLTQGGRARCCGQRLDALYPLVDLITAATLVLLYLQHHLSISMVYGSVVAAVLIVTGAIDWQHRLIYTLPTLSATLAATAVAFVVPFHSVLNALAGLLIAGILFVIFYVLARALFPAHRAPFGLGDVYLGMFIGAALGLTNLPGALLYGMLLAGAFSAILMILRRFGKRDTPQYISYGTFLCIGALIYLIIWGLAGPRPFS
- a CDS encoding S8 family serine peptidase, producing MQRLTLLAAVFGIALSAMLLPSASHAYETGEEPFTIGLSSAMPPPGYTNRRQPLTVMLALGDTNASPSAEGMLAPQTVGADIPTLRHLLAAANIPVLFEVHTAYNGIAVAVTPDQLSALRSLPGVANIHIITPKERSADRALTFIGAPQFWSATGQLIGNGVRIGIIDSGIDYTHATFGGPGTSTAFHSNNPTIIEPGTFPTEKVIAGYDFVGDAYDASGQFGSPLPFPDPDPLDCAGDGADAARRISGGHGTHVAGIAAGYGVDAAGRTYRGIYSASVPFNDFLVLPGVAPGATLVALKIFGCRGTTTFLTRAIDYAIDPNGDGNTDDRLVDVLNISLGSPFGGETDPDVVAINRAVEAGVVVVVAAGDTGNTFYSVNSPASAGRAITVGASVDTGRDPSLPPDSLDLLTSRGPQRARILKPDLVAPGLAIRSAAAGSGIGAQALSGTSIAAPHVAGTAALLRQLHPAWTPEQIKTALMNAARPARDASGNLYPPSLAGAGRLDVSTLFAYDVLAFDAESPSSVALSFGAPWINRTQQFQKTLRITNSGSHTRTLRLAPVIAAAEQGVLIETPSGPYEAPPGHTLEVPVTISVDPAALDFTRDETTPQRQIGDPPVFERYYMAEHSGVIEIRSTLGARIRSAHAGDFDGVTVYVDDQPLESSISPGRVGRYRAFSPGRKLVRAFQPGAPLTSPPLVAGEFDVVDGRDYTIVVYGSWRNPRLALVDNVPDPSVSRDAVMLHVFNGNPLRDGSAVDVYLDGALLVGNLPVGSVSAFSVTSPGNHKVRFLRAGSSPATSSSAASKEFVAGSGEVILVIGGGNASWSLRGFTGRGRLINEQTTRVPFQIVPKSASDLAATQSEVTIPTDAATFSIPLRNGGARNQAVSPRGAQTPLVSAYELAPEGRSPQITGLAPNLRPADIRYVGVTGSYLARGWEGNNTVIFFGLAGYGAWATPNEVQYRVYISTTGPDGSGPPDDIPEFVLVNTSLGAILPVSGTSGFTRPNDVFRAILYQIQPDGTLTVLRLTDWNFIPPPSLAPFLDSAPFDTSVMALATTAGFLGLSPATPVFKYYVETYARDAGEFTERIDRVPASGAITYDLRSPAAAPLNTLPDAGVVRAGLPTPFFFGIDGAQITGVVNQDALASRRTQDVLLLYHHNPADAQTEVITLHSTRLASTAPPEPYRIFLPIVTTP